The Oxalobacteraceae bacterium OTU3CINTB1 genome includes a window with the following:
- a CDS encoding arginine N-succinyltransferase, whose translation MYVVRPVELADIAALEALAAVPMPGVHTLPKTREKILAMIERSIASFAAHVDIPSEEAYLLVLESLGDKAIVGTAAIFAAAGSNGTYFSFRNDVIQQVSRDLNISHSVHALTLCSELTGYSQLSSFYVGEREYGTPEAALLSRARLMFAVLAPHRFSDRFFVPLAGVTDDAGGSPFWDALGRKFFQMDFLDAERVIGGARNRTLIVELMPHYPVYVPLLPGDAQAAMGQIHPSGELAFNLLTAEGFEADDYIDIFDGGPILQAHKNSLRTFSGALQRRVTVAAEARDRGREPQLRYAVSSGAEHNFRAVITHCAALESQVTVALPADVLEALQVADGDTVICVRI comes from the coding sequence ATGTATGTAGTCCGTCCGGTCGAACTTGCGGATATCGCTGCCCTCGAAGCACTGGCGGCGGTACCCATGCCGGGAGTGCATACCCTGCCGAAGACGCGCGAGAAAATCCTCGCCATGATCGAGCGTTCGATCGCGTCGTTCGCCGCGCACGTGGATATCCCCAGCGAAGAGGCGTATCTGCTGGTGCTCGAGTCGTTGGGCGATAAAGCCATCGTCGGCACCGCCGCGATCTTCGCCGCCGCCGGTTCCAACGGCACCTACTTCTCGTTCCGCAACGACGTGATCCAGCAGGTGTCGCGCGACCTGAATATCAGCCACAGCGTGCACGCGCTGACGCTTTGTTCGGAGCTGACAGGGTACTCGCAGCTGTCCAGTTTTTATGTCGGCGAACGCGAATACGGCACGCCGGAAGCGGCGCTGCTGTCGCGCGCGCGCCTGATGTTCGCCGTGCTGGCGCCGCACCGCTTCTCGGACCGCTTCTTCGTGCCGCTGGCCGGCGTGACCGACGACGCCGGCGGTTCGCCGTTCTGGGATGCGCTGGGCCGCAAGTTCTTCCAGATGGATTTCCTCGACGCCGAACGCGTGATCGGCGGCGCCCGCAACCGCACCCTGATCGTCGAATTGATGCCGCACTATCCGGTCTACGTGCCGCTGCTGCCGGGCGACGCGCAGGCGGCCATGGGCCAGATCCATCCGTCGGGCGAGCTGGCGTTCAACCTGCTGACGGCCGAAGGCTTCGAAGCGGACGACTACATCGACATCTTCGACGGCGGCCCGATCCTGCAGGCGCACAAGAATTCGCTGCGCACCTTCAGCGGCGCCTTGCAGCGCCGCGTGACCGTCGCCGCCGAGGCGCGCGATCGTGGCCGCGAACCGCAGCTGCGCTACGCCGTGTCGTCGGGCGCCGAACATAATTTCCGCGCCGTGATCACCCATTGCGCCGCGCTGGAATCGCAAGTCACCGTCGCGCTGCCGGCCGATGTGCTGGAAGCGCTGCAAGTCGCCGACGGCGACACCGTCATCTGCGTCAGAATCTAA
- the astA gene encoding arginine N-succinyltransferase: MLVVRAIKADDLDALYVMATQVGSGMTTLKPDMKMMGDRLAIAVASFAETIPPEKRDYMFVMEDTDTGRLAGVCAIKGAVGLNEPFYNYRIGTLVHSSRELDVFTRMETLYLSNDLTGSTELCSLFLHPDYRTGNNGKLLSKSRFLFIAQFPHLFTEKLIAEMRGYQEEGGRSPFYEGLGRHFFKMDFDHVDDLTAVGKKSFIAELMPRQPLYVAYLPEDAQQVIGKVHTSTAPARRLLEQEGLYFEGYVDIFDAGPVLQARVSELRAMRDSTLAEIGKVSDLASACAPEAPVDEPMLVSNTTLSDFRMILSQSVPVNGALELPAAEQDALCCKAGDTVRTLTLNLRKNPHV; the protein is encoded by the coding sequence ATGCTAGTAGTACGCGCAATCAAAGCCGACGACCTCGACGCCCTGTACGTGATGGCCACGCAGGTCGGCAGCGGCATGACCACCCTCAAGCCGGACATGAAGATGATGGGCGACCGCCTGGCGATCGCCGTCGCCTCGTTCGCCGAAACCATCCCGCCCGAAAAGCGCGACTACATGTTCGTGATGGAGGACACCGACACGGGCCGCCTGGCCGGCGTGTGCGCGATCAAGGGTGCGGTCGGGCTGAACGAGCCGTTTTATAACTACCGCATCGGCACGCTGGTGCATTCGAGCCGCGAGCTCGATGTGTTCACCCGCATGGAAACGCTGTACCTGTCGAACGACCTGACCGGCAGCACCGAACTGTGTTCGCTGTTCCTGCATCCGGACTACCGCACCGGCAACAACGGCAAGCTGCTGTCGAAGAGCCGTTTCCTGTTCATCGCGCAGTTCCCGCATCTGTTCACCGAAAAGCTGATCGCCGAAATGCGCGGCTACCAGGAGGAGGGCGGCCGCTCGCCGTTCTATGAAGGGTTGGGCCGCCACTTCTTCAAGATGGATTTCGACCACGTCGACGATCTGACCGCCGTCGGTAAAAAATCCTTCATCGCCGAGTTGATGCCGCGCCAGCCGCTGTACGTGGCCTATCTGCCCGAGGACGCGCAGCAGGTGATCGGCAAGGTCCACACTTCGACCGCGCCGGCGCGCCGCCTGCTGGAGCAGGAAGGCCTGTACTTCGAAGGTTATGTCGACATTTTCGACGCCGGTCCGGTGCTGCAGGCGCGCGTGTCGGAACTGCGCGCCATGCGCGACAGCACGCTGGCCGAAATCGGCAAGGTCTCCGATCTGGCCTCTGCCTGCGCTCCGGAAGCGCCCGTGGACGAGCCGATGCTGGTGTCGAACACCACGCTGAGCGATTTCCGCATGATCCTGTCGCAGTCGGTGCCGGTGAACGGCGCCCTGGAACTGCCCGCCGCGGAGCAGGACGCCCTGTGCTGCAAGGCCGGCGACACCGTCCGCACCCTGACTCTCAATTTGAGGAAGAATCCCCATGTTTAA
- the astB gene encoding N-succinylarginine dihydrolase, whose product MRAREFNFDGLVGPSHNYAGLSFGNVASFSNVKSASNPKLAALQGLAKMRALAARGLGQALLPPQDRPNFRLLRSIGFTGSDADVLAKAAREAPVILACAYSASPMWTANAATVSPSADSADGRTHFTAANLNNKLHRAFEHEQSARSLRAIFHDINHFAVHDALPGTPAFGDEGAANHTRLCKDHGSAAVEMFVYGRTEFDASASAPKKYPARQTLEASQAVARLHGLSADRTVYIQQNPDVIDQGVFHNDVIAVGNGNVLFYHDQAFADEAGSLDTLRRAMDGVGAELNAIRVDTGAVSVADAVASYLFNSQLLSKDNGKMALVIPQECEENAAVAAYLQGLVASGNAVDELIHFDLRQSMRNGGGPACLRLRVALTDAEAAAMHQGVVMTEALYHTLVAWVEKHYRDRLDPSDLADPSLAIEVHTALEDLSRILGMPNLYDF is encoded by the coding sequence ATGCGCGCACGCGAATTCAACTTCGACGGCCTGGTAGGTCCATCGCACAACTACGCCGGTCTGTCGTTCGGCAACGTGGCGTCGTTCAGCAACGTCAAGAGCGCGTCGAACCCGAAGCTGGCGGCGTTGCAGGGTCTGGCCAAGATGCGGGCGCTGGCCGCTCGTGGCCTCGGCCAGGCCTTGCTGCCGCCGCAGGACCGGCCCAACTTCCGGCTGCTGCGCAGCATCGGCTTCACCGGCAGCGATGCCGACGTGCTGGCGAAAGCGGCCAGGGAAGCACCGGTGATCCTTGCGTGCGCGTATTCGGCCTCGCCGATGTGGACCGCCAACGCGGCGACGGTCAGCCCGTCCGCCGATAGCGCCGACGGCCGCACGCATTTCACGGCCGCCAATTTGAACAACAAGCTGCATCGCGCCTTCGAGCATGAGCAGTCGGCGCGCAGCCTGCGCGCGATCTTCCACGACATCAATCACTTCGCGGTGCACGATGCGCTGCCTGGCACGCCGGCTTTCGGCGACGAAGGCGCGGCCAACCACACGCGCCTGTGCAAGGACCATGGCAGCGCGGCGGTCGAGATGTTTGTGTATGGCCGTACCGAGTTCGACGCGTCGGCGTCGGCGCCGAAGAAGTACCCGGCGCGCCAGACGCTGGAAGCTTCGCAGGCCGTCGCGCGTTTGCACGGCCTGTCGGCCGATCGCACCGTCTACATCCAGCAGAACCCGGACGTGATCGACCAGGGCGTGTTCCACAACGACGTCATCGCCGTCGGTAACGGCAATGTGCTGTTCTATCACGACCAGGCCTTCGCCGACGAAGCGGGCAGCCTTGATACGCTGCGCCGCGCGATGGACGGCGTCGGCGCGGAGTTGAACGCGATTCGCGTCGATACCGGGGCGGTGTCGGTGGCCGATGCGGTGGCCAGCTATCTGTTTAACAGCCAGCTGCTTTCCAAGGACAACGGCAAGATGGCGCTGGTGATCCCGCAGGAGTGCGAGGAGAACGCCGCCGTCGCCGCCTATCTGCAAGGGCTGGTCGCCAGCGGCAACGCGGTCGACGAGTTGATTCATTTCGATCTGCGCCAGTCGATGCGCAACGGTGGCGGACCGGCGTGCCTGCGCCTGCGCGTGGCGCTGACGGACGCCGAGGCGGCGGCCATGCATCAAGGCGTCGTGATGACCGAGGCGCTGTATCACACGCTGGTGGCGTGGGTGGAGAAGCATTACCGCGACCGGCTCGATCCGTCCGACCTCGCCGATCCTTCATTGGCGATCGAAGTGCACACCGCGCTGGAGGATTTAAGCCGGATTCTTGGAATGCCGAACCTCTACGATTTTTAA
- the astD gene encoding succinylglutamate-semialdehyde dehydrogenase: protein MFNASPNASNTALSNFINGEWLPGSGPEISTIDPSNGQQTWASNESMPQDVAHACAAAREAFEAWALTPLDERIAVCTRFRDLLKQDAEALALLISEEVGKPLWEARTEVATMANKIDISVQAHAARTGESHNKVADGEAVLRHRPHGVFGVFGPYNFPGHLPNGHIVPALIAGNTVVFKPSEYAPRTAIKTVQLWEQAGVPKGVINLVNGGRDTGIALGQNPLLDGVLFTGSCQTGSALHKQFGGQPGKMLALEMGGNNPLVIWDQGNNIDIDAAVFMAISSAFISAGQRCTCARRLILPTGAAGDAIVARLVDVASRLTIGASNAEPAPFMGPVVSSVVAKRLVQAQEDMVSKGGKLLLEMRHLDAASGFVSAGIVDVTDARDIPDEEWFGPLLQVIRVADFDSAINAANATAFGLASALISNDENLWKIFQVRARAGIVNWNRPTTGAASTAPFGGVGQSGNHRPSAYYAADYCAYPVASIENNVLEMPAKLSPGMHF from the coding sequence ATGTTTAACGCATCGCCCAACGCATCGAACACCGCACTCAGTAACTTCATCAACGGCGAATGGCTGCCGGGCAGCGGCCCGGAAATTTCGACCATCGATCCATCGAACGGCCAGCAGACATGGGCCAGCAATGAATCGATGCCGCAAGACGTGGCGCACGCCTGTGCCGCCGCGCGCGAGGCCTTCGAAGCCTGGGCCCTGACGCCGCTGGACGAGCGCATCGCCGTCTGCACCCGCTTCCGCGACCTGCTCAAACAGGACGCCGAGGCGCTGGCGCTGCTGATCTCCGAGGAAGTCGGCAAGCCGCTGTGGGAAGCCCGCACCGAAGTGGCGACGATGGCCAACAAGATCGATATCTCGGTGCAGGCGCACGCCGCGCGCACCGGCGAGTCGCACAACAAGGTCGCCGACGGCGAGGCGGTGCTGCGCCACCGTCCGCACGGCGTGTTCGGCGTTTTCGGTCCGTATAACTTCCCCGGCCACCTGCCGAACGGGCATATCGTGCCGGCGCTGATCGCCGGTAATACGGTGGTGTTCAAGCCGAGCGAATACGCGCCGCGCACCGCCATCAAGACCGTGCAGCTGTGGGAGCAAGCCGGCGTGCCGAAAGGCGTGATCAACCTGGTCAACGGCGGCCGCGATACCGGCATCGCGCTGGGTCAGAACCCGCTGCTCGACGGCGTGCTGTTCACCGGCAGCTGCCAGACCGGCTCCGCGCTGCATAAGCAGTTCGGCGGCCAGCCGGGCAAGATGCTGGCGCTGGAAATGGGCGGTAACAATCCGCTGGTGATCTGGGACCAGGGTAACAACATAGACATCGACGCCGCCGTCTTCATGGCGATTTCCTCGGCCTTTATTTCGGCCGGGCAGCGCTGCACCTGCGCGCGCCGTTTGATCCTGCCGACCGGCGCTGCGGGTGACGCGATCGTTGCGCGTCTGGTCGATGTCGCGAGCCGCCTGACCATCGGCGCCTCGAACGCCGAACCGGCGCCGTTCATGGGGCCTGTCGTCTCGTCGGTGGTGGCCAAACGCCTGGTGCAGGCGCAGGAGGACATGGTGTCCAAGGGCGGCAAGCTGCTGCTGGAGATGCGCCATCTGGACGCCGCCAGCGGCTTCGTCTCGGCCGGTATCGTCGATGTCACCGACGCCCGGGACATTCCGGATGAAGAGTGGTTCGGTCCTTTGCTGCAGGTGATCCGCGTGGCCGATTTCGACAGCGCCATCAACGCCGCCAACGCCACCGCGTTCGGCCTGGCGTCAGCGCTGATCTCCAACGACGAGAACCTTTGGAAGATTTTCCAGGTGCGCGCACGCGCCGGCATCGTCAACTGGAACCGTCCGACCACCGGCGCCGCCAGCACCGCGCCGTTCGGCGGCGTGGGCCAGTCGGGCAACCATCGTCCGAGCGCCTACTACGCGGCGGATTACTGCGCCTATCCGGTGGCGTCGATCGAAAACAATGTACTCGAAATGCCTGCGAAACTGTCGCCGGGCATGCACTTCTAA
- a CDS encoding NAD-glutamate dehydrogenase produces the protein MKQMPQDLRAQTLDLINASKPASETSQVPALISAWLGSLDDEDLTGTVPGSLAPVLWDGFTQASKRTGNGAQIAKLRYDDGRGGMATALLILNDDMPYLVDSIVMAMRKLRIVANGVLNSVLPVARNAEGVVTAVGQSGDKLESYVLCLLADDLSEAELGVLVDRVEMVSRDAAVVRRDKAAMQEHFSRIAKEASANGEEGQEVAAFLEWARTEGFEPFGYAYYQVKPGVRELERDIPSRIGVLQDTTHPVYGTCLANIPGDFDTLSKRAHTLSIVKADVEGTLHRDQALDFIGIRHTDPQGAILGEYCFVGLFTRAATATPLNRLPFARGRIAKVLSIAGVRQEGFRAEKFIEILESLPRTEALEAEPEWLAEVCGAVVSLYKQPRTKVFARRDVYARHLNVLVYLPRERYSASVASALAKALQASSGAHHVSSQTLVADGPLARVYLIAHGARYPLDLETDIQQPLTAVLDGWHDSFSKLADAVSNVPMRAHLRKMCATLPTDYVGSTPPVAAFYDLQTILQNTDPSRVDVRVDAAADATTIRLYSVDRVPSLSTILPALHNAGVAIDREQAHSIRMDGKRHFVTSLSVDEASAASLAKPEVIPVAQELFASLFNNEAEDGRLNGLVIEGGLSLRQVQLVRAYMSYWRQTGTQFSVRYIAETLRKQPAIVKQLVDAFLQRFNPALDQATRDAALESLAAIKGRLPSINHADSEEVLGALTDLMTATLRTNYFQNNQKGDKIIFKFDTSNLSLVPEPRPFREIFVFSRRFEGVHLRGGPVARGGLRWSDRMEDYRTEVLGLVKAQMVKNAVIVPAGAKGGFVCKQMPKDAVRETIAAEGEAVYRLFIASLLEMTDNRVLGKIVPPADTVCYDSDDPYLVVAADKGTATFSDIANGIAVQRGFWLGDAFASGGSNGYDHKKMGITAKGAFEAVKRHFYEMDHDIHATPVTMVGVGDMSGDVFGNGALLSRKLQIIAAFDHRHIFLDPTPDMEKSFVERERMFALPRSSWDDYNKELISAGGGVYPRTSRTIELSPQIRAALDIEETSLPPEELMHRILKAPVDLFYNGGIGTYIKASTESHAQVKDRANDNIRVDGNQLRCKVVAEGGNLGATQAGRIEFALAGGRIFTDAIDNSAGVDCSDHEVNAKMWLDVEMNAGLLTEADRNRTLNEMTADIERLVLRDNTLQTQLLVREAQAQTDAAVQDGYASLIAFLEEEGALSRDLEQLPTVAELARRKSDGRGLTTPELAVVIANVKNRYKRILSALPLTENSWAESVLKPYFPDLLVATRPALAHPLANAILATVLANESVNRCGPLMLRQLAGEHGVDEADVILAWGQAWSALNLAPIFSTLDADALKVPRAVSIKVDGRTRVLQKAVIEGALTVPADQLKDGVAELTRLFAKPETLAHLSSDDGQSDAELTAGLRPEFVAAWKAVDAIESVAAFVFAALSVTRPLGMDLPAFLQVGLALRAQVGIDTLERGLKLPASSRSQEQLRSYAQNALRRTQQRLLSQVLLHATGSHSGVEAVELVANTLGLTGYAVATDLEQAMLDVWALSEATNSGNTTLAV, from the coding sequence ATGAAACAAATGCCACAAGACCTGCGCGCCCAGACGCTGGATTTGATCAACGCCAGCAAGCCTGCCAGCGAAACAAGCCAGGTTCCGGCGTTGATCAGCGCCTGGCTCGGATCACTGGACGACGAAGACCTGACCGGCACCGTGCCCGGTAGTCTGGCGCCGGTTTTGTGGGACGGTTTCACGCAAGCCTCCAAGCGCACCGGCAACGGCGCGCAAATCGCCAAGCTGCGCTATGACGATGGACGTGGCGGCATGGCCACCGCGCTGTTGATCCTCAACGACGACATGCCGTACCTGGTCGACTCGATCGTCATGGCCATGCGCAAGCTGCGCATCGTCGCCAACGGCGTATTGAACTCGGTGCTGCCGGTCGCCCGCAACGCGGAAGGCGTGGTCACCGCCGTCGGCCAGAGTGGCGATAAACTCGAATCCTACGTGCTGTGCCTGCTGGCCGACGACCTGTCGGAAGCGGAACTGGGCGTGCTGGTCGACCGCGTCGAGATGGTCTCGCGCGACGCCGCCGTGGTCCGCCGCGACAAGGCCGCGATGCAGGAACACTTCAGCCGCATCGCCAAGGAAGCATCCGCCAATGGCGAAGAGGGCCAGGAAGTCGCCGCCTTCCTGGAATGGGCGCGCACCGAAGGCTTCGAGCCGTTCGGCTACGCCTACTATCAAGTCAAGCCGGGCGTGCGCGAGCTGGAACGCGACATCCCGAGCCGCATCGGCGTGCTGCAGGACACCACGCATCCGGTCTATGGCACCTGCCTTGCGAACATCCCGGGCGACTTCGACACGCTGTCGAAGCGCGCGCACACGCTGTCGATCGTCAAGGCCGACGTCGAAGGCACTTTGCACCGCGACCAGGCGCTGGATTTCATTGGCATCCGCCACACCGATCCGCAAGGCGCTATCCTCGGCGAATACTGCTTTGTCGGCCTGTTCACCCGCGCGGCCACCGCCACGCCGCTGAACCGCCTGCCGTTCGCGCGCGGCCGCATTGCCAAGGTGTTGAGCATCGCCGGCGTGCGCCAGGAAGGCTTCCGCGCCGAGAAATTCATCGAGATACTCGAATCGCTGCCGCGCACCGAAGCGCTGGAAGCGGAGCCGGAATGGCTGGCAGAAGTCTGCGGCGCCGTCGTCTCGCTGTACAAGCAACCGCGCACCAAAGTGTTCGCGCGCCGCGACGTCTATGCGCGCCACCTGAACGTGCTGGTGTACCTGCCGCGCGAGCGTTACAGCGCAAGCGTCGCTTCCGCCTTGGCCAAGGCGCTGCAAGCCAGCTCCGGTGCCCATCACGTCAGCTCGCAGACCTTGGTGGCCGACGGCCCGCTGGCCCGCGTGTACCTGATCGCCCACGGCGCGCGCTATCCGCTGGATCTGGAGACCGACATCCAGCAGCCGCTGACGGCGGTGCTGGACGGCTGGCATGACAGCTTCTCGAAGCTGGCGGACGCCGTCTCGAACGTGCCGATGCGCGCTCACCTGCGCAAGATGTGCGCGACCCTGCCGACCGACTATGTCGGTTCGACCCCGCCGGTCGCCGCCTTCTACGACCTGCAAACCATTTTGCAAAACACCGATCCGTCGCGCGTCGACGTGCGCGTGGACGCGGCGGCCGACGCCACCACCATCCGGCTGTACTCGGTGGACCGCGTGCCGTCGCTGTCGACCATCCTGCCGGCGCTGCACAACGCCGGCGTGGCCATCGACCGCGAACAGGCGCACTCGATCCGCATGGACGGCAAGCGCCACTTCGTCACCAGCCTGTCGGTTGATGAAGCCAGCGCCGCCAGCCTGGCCAAGCCGGAAGTGATTCCGGTAGCGCAGGAGCTGTTCGCGTCCCTGTTCAACAACGAAGCCGAAGACGGCCGCCTGAATGGCCTGGTCATCGAAGGCGGTTTGAGCCTGCGCCAGGTGCAACTGGTGCGCGCCTACATGAGCTACTGGCGCCAGACCGGCACCCAGTTCTCGGTGCGCTACATCGCCGAGACGCTGCGCAAGCAGCCGGCCATCGTCAAGCAGCTGGTGGACGCCTTCCTGCAGCGCTTCAATCCAGCGCTCGATCAAGCCACCCGCGACGCCGCGCTGGAATCGCTGGCCGCCATCAAAGGCCGCCTGCCGTCGATCAACCACGCCGACAGCGAAGAAGTGCTGGGCGCCCTGACCGATCTGATGACCGCGACGCTGCGCACCAACTACTTCCAGAACAATCAGAAGGGCGACAAGATCATCTTCAAGTTCGACACCAGCAACCTGTCGCTGGTGCCGGAACCACGCCCGTTCCGCGAGATCTTCGTGTTCTCGCGCCGCTTCGAAGGCGTGCACCTGCGCGGCGGCCCGGTCGCCCGTGGCGGCTTGCGCTGGTCGGACCGCATGGAAGATTACCGCACCGAAGTCCTGGGCCTGGTGAAGGCGCAGATGGTGAAGAACGCCGTCATCGTGCCGGCCGGCGCCAAGGGCGGCTTCGTATGCAAGCAGATGCCGAAGGACGCCGTGCGCGAAACCATCGCGGCCGAAGGCGAAGCAGTCTACCGCCTGTTCATCGCCAGCCTGCTGGAAATGACCGACAACCGTGTGCTGGGTAAAATCGTCCCGCCAGCGGATACCGTCTGCTACGACAGCGACGATCCTTACCTGGTGGTGGCTGCGGATAAAGGCACGGCGACCTTCTCCGACATCGCCAACGGCATCGCTGTGCAACGCGGCTTCTGGCTGGGCGACGCCTTCGCGTCGGGCGGCTCGAACGGCTACGACCACAAAAAGATGGGCATCACTGCCAAGGGCGCGTTCGAAGCCGTCAAACGCCACTTCTACGAAATGGACCACGACATCCACGCCACCCCGGTGACGATGGTCGGCGTGGGCGACATGTCGGGCGACGTGTTCGGCAACGGCGCGCTGCTGTCGCGCAAACTGCAGATCATCGCCGCGTTCGACCACCGCCATATCTTCCTCGACCCGACGCCGGACATGGAAAAATCCTTCGTCGAACGTGAGCGCATGTTCGCGCTGCCGCGCTCCTCGTGGGACGATTACAACAAGGAATTGATCTCGGCCGGCGGCGGCGTCTATCCACGCACCTCGCGCACGATCGAACTGTCGCCGCAGATCCGCGCCGCGCTGGACATCGAGGAAACCTCGCTGCCGCCGGAAGAACTGATGCACCGCATCCTGAAGGCTCCGGTCGATCTGTTCTACAACGGCGGTATCGGCACCTACATCAAGGCGTCGACCGAGTCCCACGCGCAGGTCAAGGACCGCGCCAACGACAACATCCGCGTCGACGGTAACCAGCTGCGCTGCAAGGTCGTCGCCGAGGGCGGCAACCTGGGGGCCACGCAAGCGGGCCGTATCGAATTCGCGCTGGCCGGCGGCCGCATCTTCACCGATGCGATCGACAACTCGGCCGGCGTGGATTGCTCCGACCATGAAGTGAACGCCAAGATGTGGCTGGACGTCGAAATGAACGCCGGCCTGCTGACCGAGGCTGACCGCAACCGCACCCTGAACGAGATGACCGCCGACATCGAGCGCCTGGTCCTGCGCGACAACACGCTGCAAACCCAGTTGCTGGTGCGTGAAGCGCAGGCGCAGACCGACGCCGCCGTGCAAGACGGTTACGCATCGCTGATCGCCTTCCTGGAAGAAGAGGGCGCGCTGTCGCGCGATCTGGAGCAGCTGCCGACGGTGGCCGAACTGGCGCGCCGCAAATCCGATGGCCGTGGCTTGACGACGCCGGAACTGGCGGTCGTCATCGCCAACGTCAAGAACCGCTACAAACGCATTCTGTCGGCGCTGCCGCTGACGGAAAACAGCTGGGCCGAGTCGGTGCTCAAACCGTACTTCCCGGACCTGCTGGTGGCGACCCGTCCGGCGCTGGCGCACCCGCTGGCCAACGCCATCCTGGCGACCGTGCTGGCCAATGAATCGGTCAACCGTTGCGGCCCGCTGATGCTGCGCCAACTGGCCGGCGAACATGGCGTCGATGAAGCGGACGTGATCCTGGCATGGGGCCAGGCATGGTCGGCGCTGAACCTGGCGCCGATCTTCTCGACCCTGGACGCCGACGCATTGAAAGTGCCGCGCGCCGTCTCGATCAAGGTCGATGGCCGCACCCGCGTGCTGCAAAAAGCCGTTATCGAAGGCGCGCTGACCGTGCCCGCCGACCAGTTGAAGGACGGCGTGGCCGAGTTGACCCGCCTGTTCGCCAAGCCCGAGACCTTGGCCCACCTGAGTTCCGACGACGGCCAGTCCGACGCCGAACTGACCGCCGGCCTGCGTCCGGAATTCGTCGCCGCCTGGAAGGCTGTCGACGCGATCGAATCGGTGGCGGCGTTTGTGTTCGCGGCGCTGTCGGTCACCCGTCCGCTGGGCATGGATTTGCCGGCTTTCCTGCAAGTCGGCCTGGCGCTGCGCGCGCAAGTCGGCATCGACACCTTGGAACGCGGCCTGAAGCTGCCGGCCTCCAGCCGTTCGCAGGAACAGCTGCGCAGCTACGCGCAGAACGCGTTGCGCCGCACGCAGCAACGCCTGCTGTCGCAGGTGCTGCTGCACGCCACCGGCAGCCATTCAGGCGTGGAGGCGGTCGAACTGGTCGCCAACACGCTGGGCCTGACCGGCTATGCGGTGGCGACCGATCTGGAACAGGCGATGCTGGATGTGTGGGCGCTGTCCGAGGCGACCAACTCCGGCAACACCACCTTGGCGGTGTAA